In Streptomyces hawaiiensis, one genomic interval encodes:
- a CDS encoding HAD family hydrolase: MTTSEPSSRPFDAVLCDFDNVIRFYDTTELARLERAAGLEQGTTMKVAYAPEIDLPLLLGKITQQEWVDSIVLGLADRVPKTTARELGTALARAPFWADEVVVAMLRRVQAHMPLILVSNATLELEDDLASLGLSDFADHVVSSARVGIAKPDRAIYEIASERAGVAIDRCLFVDDRLENIEAAVALGMTGLHYREPADLHASVSFLLDGRSSLTGSVK; the protein is encoded by the coding sequence GTGACGACTTCCGAGCCTTCCAGCAGACCCTTTGACGCGGTGCTGTGCGACTTCGACAACGTGATCCGTTTCTACGACACCACGGAGCTCGCGAGGCTGGAACGTGCAGCAGGGCTGGAGCAGGGCACGACCATGAAGGTGGCGTACGCGCCTGAGATAGATCTACCCCTACTCCTTGGCAAGATCACTCAGCAGGAGTGGGTGGATTCCATCGTGCTCGGCCTTGCGGACCGGGTTCCGAAGACGACGGCACGCGAGCTGGGCACGGCACTCGCCAGGGCGCCGTTCTGGGCCGACGAGGTGGTCGTGGCCATGCTTCGGCGGGTCCAGGCACATATGCCTCTGATCCTTGTATCGAACGCGACGCTGGAGTTGGAGGACGACCTGGCGTCGTTGGGGCTGTCGGATTTCGCAGACCATGTCGTCAGCAGTGCCCGGGTCGGGATAGCCAAGCCGGACCGGGCGATCTACGAGATCGCGTCCGAGCGGGCCGGCGTCGCCATCGATCGATGCCTCTTCGTGGATGACCGACTGGAGAACATCGAAGCCGCAGTAGCACTTGGAATGACCGGCCTGCACTACCGAGAGCCTGCGGATCTCCATGCGTCGGTGAGCTTCCTGCTGGACGGCCGCAGCTCGCTCACCGGCAGCGTTAAGTGA
- a CDS encoding IS5 family transposase (programmed frameshift) encodes MVERLVPDELWELFQRVVPEAPSRPQGGGRRRHGDREVLAAIVFVATSGCTWQQLPTASFGPSGATAHRRFTEWTKARVWAKLHRLVLDELGSRGELDWSRCAIDSVNMRALKKGDLTGPNPVDRGKYGSKIHLITERTGLPLSVGTSGANVHDSQALIPLVKGIPPVRSRRGPRRHKPGKLHADKGYDYAHLRRWLSCRGIRHRIARKGVETSQRLGRHRWTIERTMSWLAGCRRLHRRYERKAEHFLAFTSIACTLICYRRLGR; translated from the exons ATCGTCGAGCGGCTGGTGCCGGATGAGTTGTGGGAGCTGTTCCAGCGAGTGGTTCCGGAAGCGCCGTCGCGGCCCCAGGGTGGGGGCCGGCGGAGGCATGGCGACCGCGAAGTGCTGGCCGCGATCGTCTTCGTGGCGACCTCGGGCTGCACGTGGCAGCAGTTGCCGACCGCGTCGTTCGGGCCGTCCGGCGCGACGGCTCACCGACGCTTCACCGAGTGGACGAAGGCCAGGGTGTGGGCCAAGCTCCACCGCCTGGTGCTTGACGAGCTCGGGTCCCGTGGCGAACTGGACTGGTCGCGGTGCGCGATCGACTCGGTGAACATGCGCGCCCTGAAAA AGGGGGACCTGACAGGTCCGAATCCTGTAGACCGGGGCAAGTACGGCTCAAAGATCCACTTGATCACCGAGCGGACCGGTCTGCCCCTGTCCGTGGGGACCTCGGGTGCCAACGTCCATGACAGCCAGGCCCTGATCCCGCTTGTGAAGGGCATACCGCCGGTCCGGTCCCGCCGGGGCCCCCGGCGTCACAAGCCCGGCAAGCTCCATGCCGACAAGGGCTACGACTATGCCCACCTGCGGCGATGGTTAAGCTGCCGAGGCATCCGGCACCGCATCGCCCGCAAGGGAGTTGAGACCTCCCAGCGGCTGGGACGTCATCGTTGGACGATCGAACGCACCATGTCCTGGCTCGCCGGCTGCCGCCGTCTCCACCGTCGTTATGAGCGCAAGGCCGAGCATTTCCTCGCCTTCACGAGTATCGCCTGCACCCTCATCTGTTACCGGCGGCTCGGCCGCTGA
- a CDS encoding type II toxin-antitoxin system PemK/MazF family toxin, which produces MQRGEVWWVQFDERRLVVLLSGDDTSGIRVMQVVAPAGVDISGLGIEVTVGAIEGLPFEGVLRLAFPRPGFTPCTWLTTVSRDDLIERAAVLSSVKLSEIDDALQLAEQAQERTPATTAKLSEIRDALRLGELG; this is translated from the coding sequence GTGCAACGTGGCGAAGTCTGGTGGGTCCAGTTCGACGAGCGGAGGCTGGTCGTACTGCTGTCGGGAGACGACACGTCCGGTATCCGGGTGATGCAGGTCGTCGCTCCGGCGGGCGTCGACATCAGCGGTCTGGGCATCGAAGTGACGGTCGGCGCCATTGAAGGTCTGCCGTTCGAAGGCGTGCTGCGGCTCGCGTTCCCGCGTCCAGGCTTCACCCCTTGCACGTGGCTGACCACTGTGTCCCGGGACGACCTGATAGAGCGGGCGGCCGTCCTGTCCTCCGTGAAGCTCAGCGAGATTGACGATGCCCTACAACTCGCTGAACAAGCGCAGGAGCGGACCCCGGCAACGACCGCGAAGCTCAGCGAGATAAGGGACGCCCTCCGTCTCGGTGAACTCGGGTAG
- a CDS encoding ankyrin repeat domain-containing protein translates to MSDYWTPAHHAVEHEDAETLARLLADGTDPDEVFSNMTLLTHAIDAEGDGSLQSGQPLTVHTTAVLLAFGADPELADPDGRTPMDMAKHYGHDLAVKLLRAHISGRAAGNR, encoded by the coding sequence GTGAGCGACTACTGGACACCCGCGCATCACGCGGTCGAGCACGAGGATGCGGAGACCCTGGCCCGGTTGCTGGCCGACGGTACCGATCCTGATGAGGTCTTCAGCAACATGACGCTGCTGACGCACGCAATCGACGCCGAGGGCGATGGCTCCCTGCAGAGTGGTCAACCGTTGACCGTGCACACCACTGCTGTGCTGCTGGCCTTCGGGGCTGACCCGGAGCTCGCCGATCCAGACGGTCGCACCCCCATGGACATGGCCAAGCACTACGGCCACGACTTGGCGGTGAAGCTGCTGCGGGCCCACATCAGCGGCCGAGCCGCCGGTAACAGATGA
- a CDS encoding HAD family hydrolase, translating into MKYVLLDVDGTLIDAVSNQRRVWATWAERYGLDAEEVYRVALQTRPMETFTQVAADQDPCECLATLHELEDEDVRSGVYSAFDGASELLHGLPPGTWALVTSNYEHRVRGRFLRTGLPVPDMIVDAAAVEEGKPSPVPYLRAAARLGAEPGDCLVIEDAPSGVRSGLRAGMTVWGVNAAVAVEGVHRHFASLHEAVPHILAFISGPHGNAEHEAVRRHQASLAACPRLCFPAPGARS; encoded by the coding sequence ATGAAGTACGTCCTGCTCGATGTCGATGGCACGTTGATCGACGCGGTGAGCAACCAGCGCCGAGTCTGGGCAACCTGGGCAGAGCGGTACGGGCTGGATGCTGAAGAGGTCTACCGGGTGGCTCTGCAGACGCGACCGATGGAGACGTTCACTCAGGTCGCTGCGGACCAAGATCCGTGCGAGTGCCTGGCCACGCTGCACGAACTGGAGGACGAAGACGTCCGATCCGGCGTCTATTCGGCTTTCGACGGCGCATCCGAGCTGCTGCACGGCCTGCCACCGGGGACTTGGGCGCTGGTGACCTCGAACTACGAGCACCGGGTGCGCGGCCGTTTCCTGCGGACAGGCCTGCCGGTGCCGGACATGATCGTGGACGCGGCTGCGGTCGAGGAGGGCAAGCCCTCTCCCGTCCCCTATCTGCGAGCCGCTGCACGGCTGGGAGCCGAGCCGGGAGACTGCCTGGTCATCGAGGACGCCCCGTCCGGGGTGCGGTCCGGGCTGCGTGCCGGGATGACGGTGTGGGGCGTGAACGCCGCTGTCGCGGTGGAGGGGGTGCACCGCCACTTCGCCAGTCTGCACGAGGCCGTCCCGCACATCCTGGCCTTCATATCCGGCCCTCACGGGAATGCCGAGCATGAGGCCGTCCGTCGGCACCAAGCCTCGCTGGCGGCCTGTCCCCGACTGTGTTTTCCCGCACCCGGCGCCAGGTCGTAG